From Brassica oleracea var. oleracea cultivar TO1000 chromosome C3, BOL, whole genome shotgun sequence, a single genomic window includes:
- the LOC106333468 gene encoding histidine-containing phosphotransfer protein 4-like, with protein MQRQVALIKQSLFDQGYLDEQFVELEELQDDANPNFVEEVATLYFKDSARLISNIEQALERGSFDFNRLDNYMHQFKGSSTSIGASKVKTECTMFREYCRVGNAEGCLRTFKQLKKEHATLRKKLEQYFQLARQAGPKETARRPK; from the exons ATGCAGAGGCAAGTGGCACTCATTAAGCAGTCCCTCTTTGATCAG GGATATCTCGATGAACAATTCGTAGAGTTAGAAGAGCTCCAAGATGATGCAAACCCTAATTTTGTTGAAGAAGTGGCAACATTATACTTCAAAGATTCAGCTCGATTAATCAGTAACATTGAGCAAGCTTT GGAAAGAGGATCATTTGATTTCAATCGGCTGGATAATTACATGCATCAGTTTAAGGGCAGCAGCACAAG CATCGGTGCGAGTAAGGTGAAAACTGAATGCACTATGTTTAGGGAATACTGCAGAGTTGGAAATGCTGAAGG ATGCTTGAGGACTTTCAAGCAACTGAAGAAAGAGCACGCAACGTTGAGAAAGAAGCTTGAACAATATTTCCAG TTGGCAAGACAGGCGGGGCCCAAGGAGACAGCACGTAGGCCCAAGTAA
- the LOC106330264 gene encoding GDSL esterase/lipase APG-like: MTTAIPLAISKPRAGSYPWQHGHLPWVYGKLNPNLLFAQPSSFLHSHIPKQENGPSHEVVLLLPLVSTFSIFQILFAQGAPTTLIPAIITFGNSVVNVGKNNYLSALLRAEYPTYGREFANLKSTARFCKGKLVTDITTETLGFSKYSPAKLSKSRSFRNESQVYAIGARKIGVTPLPQTGCLPAARNLFGFHEKGCVSRLHADAQQFNKKLYADVSKLQKQYSDLKIVVYDIFSPLYDLVQSPAKSGFSEATKGCCGTRTVRDKFDFVQSKILRDMLQCYSVTQCVFWDNVHPFEAANEILAPALIGQGFSLLG; the protein is encoded by the exons ATGACGACTGCGATTCCACTCGCCATTTCCAAACCCAGAGCCGGCTCTTACCCATGGCAACATGGGCATTTGCCATGGGTCTATGG TAAATTAAATCCTAACCTTCTATTTGCGCAACCTTCTTCTTTTCTTCATTCACACATACCAAAGCAAGAAAATGGACCGTCACACGAAGTTGTTTTGCTTCTCCCCTTGGTCTCAACCTTCTCCATATTCCAAATTTTATTTGCTCAAGGCGCTCCAACGACTCTTATTCCTGCAATCATAACCTTCGGTAATTCTGTGGTTAATGTCGGAAAAAACAACTATCTTTCGGCACTTTTGAGAGCGGAATACCCTACTTATGGCCGTGAATTTGCTAACCTCAAATCCACCGCTCGTTTCTGCAAAGGCAAATTAGTCACTGACATTACCA CTGAAACACTGGGCTTCAGTAAATACTCACCAGCTAAATTATCCAAGTCCCGAAGCTTCAGGAATGAATCA CAAGTGTACGCAATTGGAGCAAGGAAGATAGGTGTGACTCCTCTGCCTCAAACGGGATGTCTTCCAGCTGCAAGAAACCTTTTCGGTTTCCATGAAAAAGGTTGTGTTTCAAGACTCCACGCAGATGCTCAGCAATTCAACAAGAAGCTTTACGCAGACGTTTCAAAACTTCAGAAGCAATACTCTGATCTTAAGATTGTTGTCTACGACATCTTCAGCCCACTCTATGATCTTGTTCAGTCTCCTGCCAAATCCG GATTCTCGGAAGCAACAAAAGGATGTTGTGGAACAAGAACAGTCAGAGACAAGTTCGATTTTGTGCAGTCCAAAATCTTACGGGACATGCTACAATGCTACTCAGTAACTCAGTGTGTGTTCTGGGACAATGTTCATCCCTTTGAAGCTGCCAATGAGATTCTTGCACCTGCTTTAATTGGACAGGGCTTCTCTCTCCTCGGTTGA